The following are encoded together in the Thermothelomyces thermophilus ATCC 42464 chromosome 3, complete sequence genome:
- a CDS encoding glycosyltransferase family 8 protein (CAZy_ID 268035) has protein sequence MMLARYFSSSWQRFSSYSPVNGNVPPVTDDNRSGPRKTAARNCPTVADILSSRRLRICLPIAVILLILVVSGHRYDALARIPSGWAKGGASSNEQTTAPAPAVDSIVDASKVDWSRFAYTQYVTDSHYLCNSVMLFERLQHVGSRADRVLMYPSYMYDPNAAWDGVVSDNARLVMKARDEYGAQLVPIEVQHRDVGDKTWAESFTKLLAFNQTQYDRVLSLDSDSVVLQNMDELFLLPPCPMAMPRAYWLYPETKMLTSSLMLLQPSAAEFARVMERVSQAARSDYDMEIINYLYADSAMVLPHRIYQLLVGEYVREPDQHAAYLGNDREEWDAVAVFNEAKYLHWSDWPLPKPWLDIPEKARLDREPKCHMRNGVESCAERDLWNGFYQDFAERRKRVCGSVPGERSHRLRRRG, from the exons ATGATGCTTGCCAGGTACTTCAGCTCCTCCTGGCAGCGGTTCTCCTCCTACTCTCCTGTCAATGGGAATGTTCCACCTGTCACAGATGATAACCGGTCTGGCCCACGCAAGACTGCCGCGAGGAACTGCCCCACCGTCGCTGACATCCTGTCTTCGCGACGACTGCGCATATGTCTGCCGATTGCGGTGATCTTGTTGATTCTGGTTGTCTCTGGCCACCGTTACGATGCGCTCGCTCGCATCCCCTCCGGCTGGGCCAAGGGGGGAGCCTCCTCGAACGAACagacgacggcgccggcgccggcggtggATTCGATCGTAGATGCGAGCAAGGTCGACTGGTCGCGGTTCGCTTATACGCAATACGTCACCGACAGCCATTATCTATGTAACTCGGTCATGCTCTTCGAACGCTTGCAGCACGTCGGAAGCCGAGCGGACCGTGTGCTGATGTACCCGTCGTACATGTATGACCCGAATGCGGCGTGGGACGGTGTCGTCAGCGATAACGCCCGCTTGGTGATGAAGGCCCGTGATGAGTATGGCGCGCAGCTGGTGCCTATCGAGGTGCAACACCGGGACGTTGGTGACA AAACATGGGCCGAGTCTTTCACCAAGCTTCTTGCCTTCAACCAGACGCAGTACGACCGGGTGCTCTCGCTCGACTCGGACTCGGTGGTCCTGCAGAACATGGACGAGCTCTTCCTGCTACCGCCCTGCCCGATGGCGATGCCGCGCGCGTACTGGCTGTACCCGGAGACCAAGATGCTGACGTCGTCGCTCATGCTGCTGCAGCCGAGCGCGGCCGAGTTCGCGCGCGTGATGGAGAGAGTCTCGCAGGCGGCGCGCAGTGACTACGACATGGAGATCATCAACTACCTGTACGCCGACAGCGCGATGGTGCTCCCCCACCGGATCTACCAGCTGCTGGTGGGGGAGTATGTCCGTGAGCCCGATCAGCATGCCGCTTACCTCGGCAACGACCGCGAGGAGTGGGACGCAGTCGCCGTTTTCAATGAGGCCAAATACTTGCACTGGTCCGACTGGCCCCTGCCAAAGCCGTGGCTCGACATACCAGAAAAGGCGAGGTTGGATCGCGAGCCAAAGTGTCATATGAGGAACGGCGTTGAGTCCTGTGCCGAGAGGGATCTGTGGAATGGTTTTTACCAAGACTTCGCGGAAAGACGGAAG CGGGTGTGCGGATCCGTTCCTGGGGAACGATCGCACCGATTGAGGCGAAGAGGGTGA